In Populus alba chromosome 1, ASM523922v2, whole genome shotgun sequence, a single window of DNA contains:
- the LOC118040895 gene encoding arogenate dehydrogenase 2, chloroplastic, producing the protein MLPLISTVPQTLSPPLSFHFHPFPSSSTPSLSLHIPLKNTLRIRSIDAAQPYDYESHLRTQHLKSQSLKIAILGFGNFGQFLSKTLSRQGHTLLAYSRTDYTDIAKSLGVTFHSNPHDLFESHPEVVILCTSILSTEKVLQTLPFQRLKRSTLIVDVLSVKEFAKNILLKYLPVEFDILCTHPMFGPESGKISWVGLPFVYDKVRIGNEEDRISRVERFLDVFAKEGCRMVEMTCAEHDRYAAGSQFVTHTMGRVLERFGLDSSPINTKGYDTLLDLVENTAGDSFELYYGLFMYNKNALEQLERLDMAFEAIKKELFGKLHHVYRKQLFGNADEGAEERPKVQKLLHNGAPPSADVVKQETS; encoded by the coding sequence ATGCTCCCATTAATCTCAACAGTACCCCAAACTCTCTCCCCTCCCCTTTCCTTCCATTTCCATCCCTTTCCCTCCTCTTCCACCCCGTCCCTCTCTCTCCATATCCCTCTCAAAAATACTCTCCGCATCCGTTCCATCGACGCCGCCCAGCCGTACGACTACGAGTCTCACCTCCGCACCCAACACCTCAAATCCCAATCCCTCAAAATCGCCATTTTGGGCTTCGGAAACTTCGGTCAGTTCCTCTCCAAAACTCTCTCTCGCCAAGGCCACACTCTCCTCGCCTACTCGCGTACCGACTACACCGATATAGCCAAAAGCCTAGGCGTTACTTTCCACAGCAACCCACATGATCTCTTCGAGAGCCACCCAGAAGTTGTAATCCTATGCACTTCCATTCTTTCCACTGAGAAGGTTCTTCAGACTTTACCATTTCAGAGGCTCAAACGTAGTACCCTTATTGTCGATGTTTTGTCTGTTAAAGAGTTTGCTAAGAATATCTTGTTGAAATATTTGCCTGTTGAGTTTGATATCTTGTGTACACACCCCATGTTTGGACCTGAGAGTGGTAAAATTTCTTGGGTtggtttgccttttgtttatgATAAAGTTAGGATTGGTAATGAGGAGGATAGGATTAGTAGAGTTGAGAGATTTCTTGATGTTTTTGCCAAAGAAGGGTGCAGGATGGTTGAAATGACCTGTGCAGAGCATGATAGGTATGCGGCAGGGTCGCAGTTTGTTACTCATACTATGGGGAGAGTGTTGGAGAGGTTTGGATTGGATTCGTCGCCGATTAATACCAAAGGGTACGACACTTTGTTGGATTTAGTGGAGAATACAGCCGGGGATAGTTTCGAGTTGTATTATGGATTGTTTATGTACAATAAGAATGCTTTGGAGCAGTTGGAGAGGTTGGATATGGCATTCGAGGCAATTAAGAAGGAGTTGTTCGGGAAATTGCATCACGTTTATAGGAAACAGTTATTTGGGAATGCTGACGAGGGAGCGGAGGAGAGGCCTAAGGTTCAGAAATTGCTTCACAATGGTGCTCCACCTTCTGCTGATGTTGTGAAACAGGAAACATCTTGA